In the Xyrauchen texanus isolate HMW12.3.18 chromosome 47, RBS_HiC_50CHRs, whole genome shotgun sequence genome, cagcagactttgacttctgaggcaTTGGTATGATATCTGTTAATGCTgcttgattgattgaattaagattgaaattgcaataTGGCTTTGCACAATTACTAATCCTTAAAAGGCTAAATTTAAAATATAGTCTGCATTCAGCACTTTAGTCAGCACTCTGTGAGCAAGCGGCACCTTTTAGTGGTCTGGACAGCATTATCCATTATCCCAATATAACACAGCATTTAAAAaaggctttttttgttttgtttttttcatgatgttttggcagtgacataaatgttgtgttttgcaaagtttgctgcttcaatatttgtagattattttttcacatgtttctatggtatactggaaaacaatgttaAGTATTTCacgagttttaaaggcttttattggcaaaaacattcaatatatgcaaagagccaatatttacagtattgaccctagttcttcataacctctgcaattcgctctggcatgatagatatcagcttctgggacaaatcctgactgatggcgatccattcttgacttattagtgctcggatttgatcacaatttgtgggcttttgtttgtccactcgccttttgaggattgaccacaggttctctatgggattaagatccggggaggtACCTGGCAACAGATcccaaatttcaatgtaatgatctccgagtcacttcattatcactcttgccttgtgacatggtgcttcatcatgctggaaaatgcatggatcatcacTAATTTGcccctggatcgttgggagaagttgctcttgcagggcATTtagataccattctttattcacagcagtgttttgggcagaattgtgagagagcccactcccttggatgaaaagtaacccacacatggatggtctcaagatgcttcactgttggctgATACAGGACCTctccttttcttctccggactatcgattttccagatgtcccaaacagtcggaagggggcttcatcttTACACCAGTCTTCTGccgtccaatccttgtacttcctgcataATTTCAGTCTGTGCTTGATGTTTTTCtaggagagaagtggcttctttgctgcccttcttgacaccaggccattgtccaaaagtcttcgcctcactgtgcgtgcagatgcactcacaccaacctgctgccaatattgagcaagctctgcactggtggtgacacgattccatagctgactcctctggaggagatggtcctggtgcttgctggacactcttcaaatccttcttcactgcagttgaacctctctccttgatgttcttgatgatccggtaaatggttctttcaggtgaaatattctttgcagcaatttccttgcatgcaaggccattttgatgcatcgcgatgatggctgcacgtctttctttagaggtaaacattgctAACAAGCAAGGTTTACAATGATTGGACAATGATTGGAAGAAATTATTCCCTCCTTTTCTAGCAAACAGTcagctcttataatccaatcagaatgagaGTGATTTCAAATGACTAGTACTCGTTcgcactttcccaggtgctgctgataagattagtgaaattatgttggctggtcattttgtgccaaggccataaaacattaaaatttgggtttttgtgataaagttaattaatttttgtaatcatttaaaatgcatctgatcactctgcacaataatctataaacaatgtgaatcaacaccacaacaactgaagcagaaaactttgcgaaacacaacatttatgtcactgccaatacttttggccacggctttaTACATAGTATGAATTGTAATGTTCTATGATAAACAGTGCATATATGCAAAATGTGAattgttgttttgaactgcaaaaacagaagtgccaaaatattttagaagtaCAACTGATATTATTACATCATGTtattatatttagttatttttggtATATTTTATTGTGGCTCGCTTTACcattttggcctgtcatgtgttcaacagatacAATCCATGTTCAATAGAAATTATTTACTGTTAGAATAGTAAAAAAGCTTTTGTAtctttttgtaaatttttaaagcaTAGACACAAGTAAAACACAAGTGATTTGATGACAAAACAAGGTGAGTAGCAAATATCTGTATCGGCCTAtagtttttttgttaaaatctgtACCGTCCAAAAATATTTGATATTGGTACATCCCTATAACAGTTTGCTTCAGTGTTCCAAACCCGGAAATGTAAAAAGGGTCCATTAAATTGTTATGACTTATGGTTTTATAATTGTACGTACCTCCTTGGTAGTCATAAATGGCCATGGCTGACTGTCCACAACTTAGATCTTCATAGTCATTCTCAACAACTGCTGAAGAAGCATAATAGAGGAATTACAATCATTAACATTCAGAAACATTCAAATCAATTCTAATTAAACAATCTGTTTTCTCTCCTTGTGGCCTAAATAACACTTCAAGCTCTGTTAGATGAAACAGCCGCTGAGAAAATGGATTCATTTCCTAGAACAATCTAGTACGTGGGAATTTACTTCAATTGTGAAGCAATGGCCAAACCAATTAGTTAGGTAGCAGGGATAGTACAGCTGACCACATGTAATGAGGTTGTAAACCTGCAGGAGTGTATGTGTCCGTATCCTCATAATCTTCATCTTGTGGTATAGGAGGAGGAGAGGCACAAATAGCATATGGTTCCTCCCGCTCCTCTTCCTCCAGGAAGTCGGCAGAGCGGGGAGGCAGAGATGGCGGCTCCTCATAGTCCGGCTGCTCCTCATAGACCGGCTGCTCCTCATAGACCGGCTGCTCCCCCACCTGCACAATAGGCCTACTTAATGATCACATGCCTTATATTTCACTGACTTGCATGCTATAGAAAAAATTGACTAAGTTAACTTTAACCTTAACTTTGACTAAGTTAAGGTTATGCATCAAGGTCTTACCTGTACTTCAGTCTCTGGTTCATCTATGGGAATTTTAGGCAGTTCTCTGAATGTCTGTTTGGGTTTCTGGGCTGCTGGTACAGGAGGAGGCTTCTGGATCTCTTCCTCTTCTTCATGTCTGCTCTCCtcctttaaagagaaaacaacCAGCAAAACATTCATCAGCACAAAGTAGTAAAGGCTGCTGCATGTGggtgtttttttcttgttgtgtTTCTATTTAAAGTGCACTGTGCATAGCTATTTTTGCATGTGTGATAAACATGTTTTGAAGACATATGTGAACCTGTCTGCGTCGAGCCTCCTCTTGTTCTCTCTTCTCTCTAGCGAGTCTTCTggctctctcttcctctcctctcTTTCTGTTCTCTTCGTCTGAGGCCTTTGCCATGTTCTCAAACCGAGCCTTGAGGTTTCCAGCTCCGACGCTTGCTGCAAACACCAGCAACAGATTAGCAAGCATCTACAGTGGCTCAaacaagtatttggacatttaaaatgtatgaataccaatgcattaaataaaacatattgaactgtttctgaGCCATattacaattacttttaaccaactgtcTATTAATTAGGgtttattattactaataataaagaggacatcataattttttttaaatacctccatatgacattcactgaattaaaactATTAAGTTTAatgcagtaaagaaattcactgcaaaatatcctattgttatcaagtgtttttgtcttgttttccatttaaaatggtctaaaaatccttaaaacaagaaacatttacttgagaagcagcatataaggtatttagacttgctttaagagaatgtatgttaaatataagtgcattttttcacttggttatacttctgcaagagcagtgaagacaaaatatacttatattcaagatcttaCATACTGCTtctcagacatttaaaaaaatatatattttttatattatattcaacattctcagataacaatttatttttctgCTGTATAGCTGttaaagtaaatgtacgttgttttaaaaggagtttcagatatttatattggaaaacaagccaaaacaaaaacaaattataaacgtattttgttgtaGTGTATAATGGGTAGTCTTCACCcccctctcacctttctgttcacttcaatccatctttaactcacacaaatattttactaataaagctgcatattgccaattttcttcacgataagaaatgcacagtgacatatattatgattcaataaattgcaagccatcacgttataatctagctgcattaagtttGTGTACTCGAGGGATGAGGATCCTCGTGACAGAGTGtacatcagccggatgcagtttcaatctctcccccttagatcgggacactttgCATAACTCCGCAgctgagtttgtagttatttacgtGATCTGCGTCCGTATTATTTTAAcgttaataaagctataatgcattaaatgtatttacttctgtatttactttgatTATAATTttctcatactttgtgatctacatcacctgaagctgtttgggaagtttggagtgcatctggactgtgatctgtgttttctctcctcagtcaggcgtgagctgcagtgctgctctagCGCATCATCTCAAGTTTCATatctgatctcatgttacgttaaatgagatcaaatgactatttgacAATGAAAATGTTTGAGGACAATTTTTTGTTAAGCCctacattgttgtcagattttacttctGATTTGAAAGATGTTCTTTTATCATAATCTTAACTaacctttttggagatttctTTCTTTCCCCccttcaagtagataggagctgtgctTTTATGGCACTTTACTATCCGGAAGTATTTTctccattaatttcttccatagacctTCCATAAAATCCTTCACAAAGagtttctaagccatgaaccaaatcaccagctctgaggtgaatcacaatattaaaaattttgttttgaagcaaaaaatctgacaaaaagacaaaagctaCACAACTGTGTATAAGACCACGAACTATGAATGATGTGtcgttgtttgtgtttttcagttagcCTAGACTTCAATGACATGCTACCACGATAACAAGGCTTTACAAATGGTTACCCCCATGGGGACACGATTTACCAGACGGACTCAATTTATCATGACACCGGAATTGTTTAGTGGGCTTTTTTGGCCGCAGTTCTCCGATTAGGAAATATTTCTCTGCTAGACCATGGGTAATGTTGTTGTTCACCAGGAACAGTTGAAATAATGAAGAATGATGGCTCCAACAGAACTatataccatcaatgaacaacctcCGTGCTCATTGTAGGTCTCTCTTAAACGGTTTAGCCTATAAGTTATTGGTAAAAATCAATACATCTTTGGAAaaaatttatgggatttttactctCTATAGCGcatccaaagatggccgccaagtTGACTGACTAGCCTCATTAGGGACTTTTTTGCTCAGttccgaatgcagggatctcgagaaaTGTTTTATAAGTTTCAACATACATTTATCTGTACGCATTAGTTCACTCGAATACATTTCCTTATCGATTAACAGCCCTACTTTTAATCAAAAATTTGTTTTAACCAAAGACATTttaagtggatgtatgaagtcagttcccctcacaTTAACATAACACGGGTGTAGATCATCACATTAAATATGCACATGTTCCACTGACGTTTGACAACCAAATATTTTATTCCACACGCTTCATTTTAAACATAGATATTTTAAACCTAACGAACTTTGCTGtacttctttaaaataaatgccaattggtttgttgtctaatgcaatgacattcacacATTTTCAAGTGTGGCTTTagtgtctaaatacattttggtgCCACTATTTAACACAAACCTTACTACACAAAACCAATCAGATCAAATGTAATATCTTGCATTAAAGACACTCACAGGCCTCAAAAGCTTGAGGTTTTTCATACGATGATGTTGGAGACTCCATGTCAGTGAATGAAGCTGCACTCTACAAGAAAAACACTCAATGCACATTTACTGGGAAATTGTCAAACATTTTGTTGCAAACCAAGAAATATATAATGAATCTGTTAATTACCTTATCCATGCGATCTGCCTCGACTCCATAACGTCCTCCAAAGCCCTTTGAATAGTCTGAGAGACATAATGAGCCCTTATGCTACTGTAAGTATACTTGTACATTATGTAAAACAGATCTAAATGATTTACATCTTGAGCTTTGCTTGTCAGTTTAATGCTCTGCATCATCACATTTTGTGATAAGAACTTCATTAACAATCTGTACTTGAAGTTTTGTCTTTGTAATCATAAACCTCTATTTTTCCTCACCCCTCGATATATTTTACACCAAAGCCTTTGACATAATCTGGGCTATGCAAGACAATTATGGATGGCAGTTGATGTGATACTAATGCAGCATGCAATATGAAGAGTGATTTTAAAAAAGGTTCTCATGAGGTAAATGACTACGAAATACTTTATAGTACCTTTTTGTGACtgatgtttctctgtttctccttTGTAGTCATATCCCAAGGCAGCCTTGTCCACGTTCTCTTTTTCCACTCCATATTTCCCCCCAAACCCTTTTGCATAGTCTGCGAGAAGTCAAGACAACATGATTTTGCTACTCTTCCTTCAAAGGGAGGCCTCAGTATGGACTAAGGACCAGGATGCTGGTCAATATCAGTAACAGAAATCTGTAATACCTTTCTGTGACTGGTGTTTCTCAGTCTCGCCTTTGTAGTCGTAACCCAAGGCAGCCTTGTCCACCTTATCCTTTTCCACTCCATATTTTCCCCCAAAGCCTTTTGCATAGTCTTTGAAAAGAGAACAGAATTATGCTTTATGTCTGCTCTTCCTCCAAAAGGAggccaatatacagtatacactgtgTATTGAGGACAAGTATGCTGGTCAATATCTGTAAAAGTGGAGCTATAAATGACCTTTCTGTGACTGGTGTTTTTCAGTCTCGCCTTTGTAGTCGTACCCCATCGCAGCCTTGTCCACCCTCTCTTTCTGTACACCATACTTGCCACCAAAACCTTTGGCATAATCTTGGCGAAAGCACAAAGTTTACCATTAGAAGTGACTGCAAATAACAGGAAAGTAAAAAATGATATGTGATGTTTGAATGTATAACTACCTTTCTGAGAGGCATGCTGCTGTACTTCACCCTTATACTCATAATTCATGGCAGACTGAAGTGAGTGGAGTATAAAGAAAGATAATAGGTAGAGACCAACTAAGTTACTAATCCATGTGTGCAAATACAGACTGGTTTATTAATGATTATTGTAGTGGACACTGGACAGAGAGTTTCTAACCTTGTCCACACGGTCCTTCTGTACTCCAAATTTTCCCCCGAACCCCTTCGCTGCATCTGTCTGGGACGAGTGCTGCTCTACATCTGCCACATAGTTGTGCCCTAAAGCACCCTGGATAAATTAAACACACAACTTAGACATGTGAGAACCAATGGAATTTGTTGTCATTAAAACCTGCTGCAATACCTCAAGTTTGAATATGAGCATGCGTAAATGAGATGAGCACTATGACAAAGTGAAGATTGTTAGTAAAAATATGCCTTACGTTTCAGTCTATTACTCACCCAAGATTATTGTATGGATTCAGAACTTTTGGAATATAGCATATGGGTTGAATGGGCTACTTTCAAGAGctacttttggagcttgacagcccctagtCACTGTGTATTCACtaaaaaaaaccctgaactttaACTATCGTCAGCTTTACTCAATCCACCCATGTTCATATTACTAAAAAGATTAATGTAATCAAAGGAAATTCAATTAACTAAGCTGATTAAACTGAAAAAAGTGTCTTGTCAGaattatgtaatacatttgcattgggatatgaatattttttgtttggaTGACTGAAACTGGGCAGAGGAATTcttgttcccagcatgctttgcacaggactcaacaaggagtgtaaatgttaaaattgtttCTGTTATTTTATGCGAATAAAATTTATGAGatttagaagaattaatgttgtAGTTTGTAGTTTTGGAGAATACCATCATAGGTATGATGTGGAGCTTGAGTTTACGATGAGGACCAAAACATTTGTAGTTATTTTGATAAGTAAAATTTTATTgcgtgtgacagggcggagggcgggccaggtggagattatacacacccggtcccttatcaggctaattaagcctccgagagggataaaggctgactgcggaagatggtgagagagagatagtttacgggcatgtccatcatgtgtgtttgtttgtcttttgtttaacttaatcattaaaatattgtttatatcgccaggccggttctcgcctaatCCTTTCCATTGGACTGCGTTACACTGGGTTTCCTTGCAGTATTTAAGTTAAAATTACATGGCGATTTTGatttaagaaaactcatttcaaacatgtggaaccactgcccatgattgaatcaagttcagccaaagagttttTGGGTGTTGTTGCATGAGCATTTTCCAAAACACCTCCTTTTTATAGAACAAAGGTATATGGTTTGGAACTGGAATggctaaattattattttaacttaataaacttcaaatgaattatttatttattttcaatttaatttattttcaaaattagGCCAATATGATGTTATTAAATCATCTATTATCTAGGTTTCTTAGTTATCTATTTATACATGatgaaaacaaagaaagaatAAGAGGTATACACCTTTATGGAGCAGATATGAATCTAACTTAATAGATAATAGATCATATCATTTTTCTTGAGTCTAACCTTGTCCATTCTGTCTTTCTCCACTCCAAATTTTCCTCCATAACCATAAGAGGCTTTAGGGCCCTTTTCCATCTCTTGCTTCTTAACCACCTGATGTTCTTGGGACACCTTCTCCCTGAGTTCTGCAATactgcacacaaacacaggcaTGCTGCATGTTACTACACGTTTCTGCATGTTGCACATGACAAGGGAATTTGGTAGGCACTCAACATGATTTCAACATAAATTCTTTGTTGCAGAATTTAAGGGTGCACATTCTGGTTTAGCATTTATGGCTCTGTTTTAAACCTAGTGGTATAGTGCAACCTCGTATTCCGCTTCTGAGTTTTGACATGATGTAACTTCACAGTTATAAGTCCATATTTGGAAATACATCTCAAGTCGGCAGCAATTCTACTTCCTATTTCCTCTCTGCAGTCAGTGACGCTCCTGCTGTGTTTTCAGATCAATGCAAGATGGTGCGAATACAACAACCTGCCTTTGCAACATGCAAGATACAGTAGTCTTAAATAATTTCAGAAGGAGGACTGAATCAGAGATTTAACAGAGAAAAGATCAATTTTCATGCTCTCTAATATATGAACCATTTGCtagtttgcattaaaaataaccTGATGTGTTCTTTTCGGCCTGATCCTTCAATGGTCTTGGCACCCCATCTCTGCTCCTGCTCTGAGACATCATTCTAAAAACAGACACATCTTCTCAGCGATGCATTTGAGGCATTATTTGTGCACcaagttattatattatattacatattaaaatatatggAAGAAAAACATGATAACAGCAACTGGTGAAATATCTAATGTGTAGGGGTAGTTGGATCCAAGATGTTGCAAAGGTGCTTTCCTGTCTGCATACCTCAAAATTTGGATCTGTCTCCCAGTCATCCCCCTCCGATTCCACCTTCACATTAACATCATGTCCTACCACAGATTTCCACATCTATAGAGAAACCGAGAAAGCAAAGATTCAATGGCTCAGGCTACATTTTCTTATGCATGCTTTGGTTTAAAATGCAtccttaaaaaattacaaataaataaatacccacAAATGTCtgatatagcctatatatttttatCAGAAAGTGATTTATAAATCTGgtgtaaaaagtaaaataatttaacaGTAGCCTAGACCATGGCTTTAGTGGTGTCAAAATGAAAACTTTAAGAACTTGATAATATATCCACatgttgtatttatatatatatatatccacatgttgtattatatatatatatatatatatatatatatatatatatatatatatatatatatatatagtttccaAATATGGAAGTTGATTTATTATTGCAGATTTACATCAACGTTTAACTTGAATGTAATGTGAATATAACGAGTTAGAATTGTTGCACTTTGCGAGTTCCTCATTTTCACTAAAGTATCAATGGAAACTCATGCCCACAGTAAAacaaactatttttttatttttatttgtttgtttagtaATCTAAGTCACGAACACAGTGATACATGCGCAGTTACATTGGCGACAGtgtaataaaatacacaaatttgACTTCCTGCAACGAAAAAAGTTATGGCAACTCACGATAATTCACCCGCTTCCGGACAAAATGCACTTGCGTTTTATCGTAAAGCTTCGGAAGATAACAATACGcgctgataataataattactcaCATTACAATGCTTGTATTCCCGGTTGTGTGTCCGTACAGTATCACTAGTTAGTGCGCGATAAACACCAAACTAGACACGCGCTCAAATGCGCGCTCGTACTACAGACGCGCGTCCACGTGACGCACAGCTGAGATTACTGTCAAAAATGATTTGAGAGACTCCACGCATGAAACTACACGACACACCGTTTATGTCTTCCCATAAATAGACTTTATTTCCAAAAAAATAGCCCCTACAACAGGGTAACAGAAGGAAGAGGAGGGATCATTTACATAGATAAAACACTGACTGGGCTGTGCTTAAAATCTCACTGTTAACAGAGACAATATTTGAACCACAATCTACTGCAGCCCTATGAGACCAGAGTGTGAATAGGAAGTCTTTCGGCTCAGGCTCAGAAAACTGCTATGAAAGCTGAGCATTAATGACTTAATGAAGCATACAGTATCTTAGAACAGAAACagtcaaaatatttcaacaaactGGTAATAAAATGATCCAAGTTTAAGCTATTTAAGCCACAGAAGTGGGAATAAATGGAATAGTAGTCCTGAGATGGACCAATCATGACTGGTAGGGTAATGCATTAAatgacacaaaacaacaacaatgcaaaCAAATGAAAATGACAGCATTGCACAAAGTGGTCAAACAAGTCAGCCATAAAATGGATAAACACCCTTCTATCTAGAGTTCTGGTAAACTTGCCGCTCTTTAATTTCACATGCAACTTATCTtgcattttgccacaaattattGCCAGAAGTTTACAGAtctcaccggtagtggtgaacctgtggcaaacctttggcaagaatggacaatttgccacaactGGCCAACACTTCTATAGCAAACCAgtggcaacaatgaagagtttgccacaGGGGCTTGCCAGAAGTCTTGATTTTTGTAGCACACTGGGACAGTTGCAAAGACTGCCGATGTGTCTCACCAAGTACAGACATGCAGCATCCGCATCGTATGCAGTTGCATTTCATCTGAATGTTTCCATTTTATGAATGCATAAACAGGCAGATTACAAGTAAATAAATTACAGGAAGTCAGAATGTGGTTGAAACAGTCTTGTTATGCCTAACTTCACGCAATTGTACATAAAGACAAAATGAAAGACCCGTAATCCTATTATGTAAAGAAACAAATATTTAGACCCTGTACAGTGTCAActcaatttacattttttaaattatatttgaagatgcattaaaaaaaaaaatccttcattCATGAGATAGTAACTAGTGCTCTAGTGTTACTGGTCTTGACAAgccccattaaagggatagttgacacaaaaatgaaaattcactcatcatttactcaccctcatgccatctcaaatgtgtatgactttctcctgctgaacacaaattaagatttttaggaaaatatttcagctctgtaggtccatacaatgcaaataaatggtgaccaaaactttgaagctccaaaaagcacatcaagatAGCATAAAagaactccagtgtttaaatccatgtcttcagaagcaacatgatatttgtgggtgagaaacggatcaatattttagCCCaatttatatattcttttttactataatcaATTTTCAAACAGTCCTCCTATGCACTTTTACGAGTGCTCTTCTTTGTTGgttttttggtgatttgcttTCTACATGCATATgcttgaagaatgcaaatcgctaaAAAACAGAAGAACAATTCTGTACACTGTGAACAATTCTGTACTCTTGGAGGGCTGGTGAAagcggagatttatagtaaaaagacacttagatattgttctgtttctaacccacacttatcatattgcttcagaagacatgaattaagccactgcagtcatatggattacctttatgcaacctttaggtgctttttgagcttcaaagttttggtcaccactcactttcattgtatcgaccaacagagctgatatatctttgtgttctgcagaagaaggtaagccatacatatctgggatggcatgagggcaagtaaatgatgagagaactttcatttttaggtgataCTATCTCTGTAAAACAGGGTGCTGCTGATTTTGGCAAAGAGCATTCTGATCAAAACAAACAGATTAGATGTAACTTTGGTAAATAAGCAAGAAAGCAAAAACATAAATGTGTTAACCCTGTGTTAATTAATGTGTCAGTTTGATTTGTATAATAAACCAATGAGTATGTAACCGTCTCTCTTTCAGTAAAGCATGCTCTGTATTTCTCAGTATTGTGTTCTGGGTCTTTTTCACAGATATCCTCCCATGCATAACAGCAGCAGCACGTGAACCGTTAGCAGGTACAGTGACACCAGCAGAGGGGTGCGCTGGCGAGAACAGAACATGACTCGCATCATCCGCATCAGCCCAGGTCCCCCACTTCGAGTCTAAAGGTCATAGAaacattatatcatgttatatcaTGGCTGTATGTATTATACAAGCTGGCATTGTTCTGTATTCAGGGTTTGTGATTACCCTAGAAATGGCGCCCTCTGGTGGCTCAATAAGGACAGCCGTCTCTGACATCTTTGCTTCAGATGCTGTCTGCCACTCGCCCAGAGCATTACTGTAAAGGATGaagaaaatatacacattttttaattaatggttAATAAACATTGCATGTTTATGTTTAAGTAAGGTACATGAATTTAAATGTAAAGTTGAtatgaaatcaaaactgaacctatttactttcttaatacacgttTAAAGATTAACAATTTTCATGATTCAATCAACATTGTGATGGATAAAAACCCACCCTCATTTTTTTCTCTTTGAATATCTAGTTGCAATTGGAAGCATattacattacagaagtaaaatgggttgcaaacgctgtttcacattgactttaaatCTGTACATCTTTTTGTAAAAAACTCAATTTTGTTCAGATGTATATATTTCTATGTTTCACTGTTTAAGGTGGTCATTGGTCTTGTCTCATCACACTGTGAACATCCTGTCTATGGTA is a window encoding:
- the hcls1 gene encoding src substrate protein p85-like isoform X1; its protein translation is MWKSVVGHDVNVKVESEGDDWETDPNFENDVSEQEQRWGAKTIEGSGRKEHISIAELREKVSQEHQVVKKQEMEKGPKASYGYGGKFGVEKDRMDKGALGHNYVADVEQHSSQTDAAKGFGGKFGVQKDRVDKSAMNYEYKGEVQQHASQKDYAKGFGGKYGVQKERVDKAAMGYDYKGETEKHQSQKDYAKGFGGKYGVEKDKVDKAALGYDYKGETEKHQSQKDYAKGFGGKYGVEKENVDKAALGYDYKGETEKHQSQKDYSKGFGGRYGVEADRMDKSAASFTDMESPTSSYEKPQAFEASSVGAGNLKARFENMAKASDEENRKRGEEERARRLAREKREQEEARRRQEESRHEEEEEIQKPPPVPAAQKPKQTFRELPKIPIDEPETEVQVGEQPVYEEQPVYEEQPDYEEPPSLPPRSADFLEEEEREEPYAICASPPPIPQDEDYEDTDTYTPAAVVENDYEDLSCGQSAMAIYDYQGEASDEISFMPDDIITNIEMVDEGWWKGTCHGRTGLFPATFVQLM
- the hcls1 gene encoding src substrate protein p85-like isoform X2 — translated: MWKSVVGHDVNVKVESEGDDWETDPNFENDVSEQEQRWGAKTIEGSGRKEHISIAELREKVSQEHQVVKKQEMEKGPKASYGYGGKFGVEKDRMDKGALGHNYVADVEQHSSQTDAAKGFGGKFGVQKDRVDKSAMNYEYKGEVQQHASQKDYAKGFGGKYGVQKERVDKAAMGYDYKGETEKHQSQKDYAKGFGGKYGVEKDKVDKAALGYDYKGETEKHQSQKDYAKGFGGKYGVEKENVDKAALGYDYKGETEKHQSQKDYSKGFGGRYGVEADRMDKSAASFTDMESPTSSYEKPQAFEASSVGAGNLKARFENMAKASDEENRKRGEEERARRLAREKREQEEARRRQEESRHEEEEEIQKPPPVPAAQKPKQTFRELPKIPIDEPETEVQVGEQPVYEEQPVYEEQPDYEEPPSLPPRSADFLEEEEREEPYAICASPPPIPQDEDYEDTDTYTPAVVENDYEDLSCGQSAMAIYDYQGEASDEISFMPDDIITNIEMVDEGWWKGTCHGRTGLFPATFVQLM